In Camelina sativa cultivar DH55 chromosome 13, Cs, whole genome shotgun sequence, the genomic window gtgaccggtcgagttggctcctcttgtgctcctcccactcggtcgagtccctctcagcacacggtcgagtgtctggtcgagtgggcagtcgagttggactccggaccttggttcttcagccttagctctcttgctttctcctcatgttGCTTCACTTCTcgtcagcattgcttccatgcttcttaagctccaaaatcacctgtttatgcatgaaaagatgcaaatgcaatgcaactaaactctaatgcaagaacagtcctaaagctatgcaataatggtcaaaatggatagcaaaagatgcaaaagatgtgaatatattaaaggaaaacagggtaaaatatatgaacatcaacataAAAGCTAGATTaacaagagtatatataggtAGATAAAACCCTACTTAATCCTAATCTGATTGGACCTAAATTGATATGCCCAATCTAATTCAAGTCATATCCAATAGTAGACTTATAGTTAAATTCTTATTAATTACTTCTAAATATTTAACAATTCTGTTTCTTTGAGATTGATGCTTTCAGGCATAAGCCGCGTCCTCACACCTCTGTTTGGTCTTGGGCCAAGCCTTTTGCTAATTTCTTGACGTTGTTGTGATAGAATATAATATATcgattacaaaagaaaacatacacaCGGGACAATGTCTTGTCACTTGTCAGAGTAAACTACATATGAGCTCAAGGAGGTGTTTTTGTGTATCAAAAAGTACACTAAAGCTTCAGAATCTAAAGATCAACTGCAGAAGGGATGTCGTCGACAGTTAGATCCACGCCATCATCCGGTAACTCAGATCCGAGTGGTCCTAGTATCCCGTCAGAACTCAGTGTCAGTCCGCTCTgcttaaacacacaaaaccatGAATTTATTATCCTCCACGACCTTAAAGCTTCTATGATTATCTTCGGTTAAACAAATCAACATATCGAAAAGAACAGCATAATTTTCGAAATCCAATAACTCAGTTGTGGTGATAAGATAAAATGAAAAGTATCTTAGATACTAAACATGTACGCCAATCTTTAGAGCTTGATTGCAATAAGAAATCAATAAGAATGGATAAACAAGATCAGAGAAGTGGGTACTAATACCTCCGGTTGGAAACGAAGCATGTCAGCACGAGCCATAGCTTCTGCTTGCGCGATTCTCTGTCTGAATGTCTGAGCCATCTCCTCAGCCTTGGGAGAGGAGGAAAGTGTCGCAATGATtgagacaaaagagaaaaatcgGGAAAGTATATCAATGAAAATAAGAGTTACCTTCTCAAAAACAAGTTTTGGGTTGCGAATCATATCACCAGGTGTTGGCTCCAGCTTCTTTGTGGAGAGACTTACTCTTCCTCTGTCACGGTCATGGCTCAATATCATAACCTATACATTATAAGTTAGGGACTGTTGTTTTAACATCTGAAACAAAAATCTTAAGAATATCAGTAGAGGACCTTCAATGTGTCACCAGGCTGAAGAACAGTTGCGATATCTGAGACACGGTCATGACTGATCTGACTGACATGAAGAAGCCCGTTTATTCCACCAATGTCAATGAAGGCACCATATGGTTTCAAGCTCTGAACAACTCCAAGGACCACAGACCCAATTCCAAGCTGAGCCTGGCTGTCTGCTACAGCTTTACGGTTGCTGAGGACTAGCTTTGTTTGTTCCTCATCAACCTCCACAAACTTAAGAGGTATTTCTTTTTCAAGAAGCTCTTCAGCTGCTGCTTTCtggccaaacaaaaaaatgtagaaaaaaacatatcagGTTGTGTTTGTTGTCTTAAAATCAACAAAGAATCCGTGTTTTGTCTTAACAGTTGTGAGACAATACTAACCGATGAAATCTGAGAAAATGGCACAAATCCACGAAGACCTTCCACAAGAGCGACCAATCCACCTTTGTTGGCACCAATAACCTAGGCATATAATCCAATTGctaagattaaaacaaaaaaagaaacaacaagagTAGCAAAAGTAGGATACAAACGTACCTTAGCCTTGACAATAACATCCTCAGCCTGAAGCTGCCTGCATCGTTCCCAAGCAAGTTCGTATTGAATATTCCTTAAGCTCAATAGCAAACTGTCATCACTTTCATTTTCACCAATGATGACAAACTCTTCCACCATACCAGGGACAATACCGGCTTCTTCCACATGCTTAATTCTATGTATGCACGCTTGTTCTACTGACAAGTAAGCCGATGATTTTGCAGAAATGTCAACTAATGCACCATTTGCATCAGTCTTGAACACTGTTCCTTTTACCTAACACAACATCATTGACCACAAATGAGATACGCAAATTCTACAGAACcaacattttcatatataacaCAAGgcgaatttttttaataaaaacaaaaaaagtaagaaaaagagattagaCCAACCCTAGTGCCGATTTCGGAATTGAAGTCGTATTGTTCAATAGCAGCTGCGAAATCATCGACAGTGAAAGCAACACCTTCCATAGGAGCAGTTCTGCACCGTTCATAAGCATCTTCGAACATCTTCTTCAGCTCGAGACGCTCTTTTGTTTGACCGCTTGACATCGCTACAGCGGCGACAATAGTCGGAGAAACGGAGGTGGATTTGTTCTGCGGAAAGTTCTTGGAAGCTCTCCTCGATAACctagaagaggaagagagtggAGAACACCTCAACCCCGTGAATTGCTGAACCAAAGACGCCATTGTTGAGTCTCACTCACTCACCGAGATAactttttatctcttcttcttctatggcTCCTGCGTTTTATCGTTGGGTTTTAGATAAGGGAAGATACAAAAACAATTAGAGATGATGATCTGGATTGAAACTACGTGTCGTCTTTTAGTCATCTAAACAGCATGATTTGGATTTAACTACATGCCGTCTTTTAGTTATCTAAACAGCGTGACGTTAGAAAACCTGGCAAACTCTAACCTTAGATTTCGAGTCTAAACCCAAACATTTACATATTGGTCTTGAAAACTGAGAGATTGTGCAATTGGGTCTGGATATGTGCATTTGAGTATGGTTTAATTGCTTTATAATGTCTTGTTCTTGTAGATGTCGGTATCAGATGAAAACACTGttttgggtgaagaagatgaatttagacaaacaaaatctttatatgGGAAAGAAAAGAACAACTACATCACGATCAAAATGTACTGGTCCTCCTAATATagcaatagaagaagaagaagcatgttCATAGGGCTGAGGTTTGGCAacatttttttgagaaaaatgatGTTGAAGGTTTCAGTTATTCTCAGTATTGTaaccaagagattggttgtgaTAGTAAGTTACATGGTACAAGCTCCATGAAGAATCATCTCGTGAGATGCAAGTTGTATAATGCATATCAAAAGAGTGGTAGTCAAAAGTTTTGGGAGGTGATACTGGTGGTTCAATTGTTGCAGTTAAGCATGATAAAGCTCTCTTTAGGAGGTAAGTGAATGAGATAATTGTTTTGTCTGAGTTACCATTTGCATTTGTGGAATCAGAAGGTTTTAGGAGGTTTTGTGCAAACATGCTTCCAATGTACACGTTAATTAGGAGGACCAATAGTTTTTTTATAGTAATCGTGTACATTGGAAGCATGTTTGCACAGAACCTCCTAAAGCCTTCTGATTCTACAACTGCTTGCAGCTACATGGTGGTTACTGCTCATTGGATTGATAAGAACTGGGATTTACAGAAAATGATCATCTGTTTCAAGCCTTTGACAGATCATAAAAGGGACACGATTGCTGAGCTTCTTACTGCATGTCTACAAGAATGAGGCATTGAAAAGGTATTCACAGTCACACTGAATAACACTAAAGGGAATGATAAAGCACTTAGGCTATTCACAGATGCTTGTAGGATGATGGGGCTAGATGCATTAGTGAGAGATGGTTCAATGATCCATATGCGTTGTTGTGCGTATATACTGAACTTCAATTGATAGTCAGAGATGGTTCAGTGATCCATATGCGTTGTTGTGCGCATATACTGAACTTCAATTGATAGTCAGAGATGGTCTAGCAAAGGTAACTAAGAGCATTGTTGGCATTAGAAATGCAATCATGTATGTATGGTCATTAGGGGACAAATTGAAATCATTTCAGTTGAGGGTTGAGACAGGTAAATGCAGTAGAGGAAGCTTGTATTTAGACTGTGTGACTAGGTAGAACTCCACATATCTCATGTTGACTGCTGCATTGAAATTTAgggttgcttttgagaagttacTCGCAGAGGATAAGATCTATAATGATTACTttgacgacgaagaagaagaagaagactctgagCGTAAAAGGAAAAGGGTTGGACCTCCAACTTCAGAAGGCTGGGATGAAGTGCAGAGGTTAGTCAAGTTTTTAAAGTTGTTATTCAATTGAACCTTAGCATTTTCAGCCAGTAAGACGGGACATCCACAATCTGTTACCATGAGATCATATTGAGAGATGTTTGATAACATTGAGCAACAATGAGGATGTTTTTTTACAGCTTGAAGCAAAGGAGATGAGGACTAAATTTGAGAACTATTGGGATGGCATAATCAATATGAATCCACTTGTGGTCATTGCAAATGCGTTTGATCCAAGGAACAAGATGCAATTTGATGGTCTGTGCTTTGATAACTTTTATGAGAAGAATAGGTAGAGAGTAGTCATCTAAGAAATCCAATTAGGAAACTGATGAAGAAGTTGTATAAAGAATATGTGCATGAAGAAGTTGTATAAAGAGTATGTGCAACGACTCAGTTCCAACTCTCAAGCTGAAAGTACATGAATCTGGATTTAGAATGTGGCTGACACAACTCAGCTTtttgtggatgatgatgatgacttggaAAGTAGGGATTCTTTGTATGAGGAGATGGAATCAGAGACAATAAATGAAGAAGTTACTAGTGAGATGGACATTTACTTGATGGAAAATCATAtgccaagaaagaaaaacactttGGGAATGGATTTTGATGTCTTATCATGGTGGATACGCAAAAGTCATAAGTTTCCCACATTTTCATAACTAGTAAAAGATGTGCTTCCAACTCAAGTGTCGTTTGTGGCTTCAGAGTCGACATTCATTATAGGTGGAAGGATTTTGGATCCTTCCCGGAGTTGTCTATCTCCTCACATGGTTGAAGCTCTCATATGTACACATCAATGGCTGAGAAATACCATTCAGGTAGAGAATCTTGCAAGTTTGGTTCAGATGTTAGAAGAACTGGATTTTCGTGAGTCTTTGGGTAATCAAGTTTGATGTTTATCAACGATACCCAAACCGAACCAGACGAAATCAGTTATaggttttttcaaaaatatttctagATAACCGAAAACCCAAAATACCAGACCCGACGTAATCCGAATACCGGAACTCACATGTCTAATAAATCAATTACACCtagttctctttttttctctcgaGCTCCATCCACCgggaaaaaaaatgtagatcTGAGGCCTGATCGCGGTAGCTGACCCAGCACTGGCTCCGACCTCCCTTTCTCAGGCCATCAGCTTTTGCTTCTCTTTAACTTTGCTCAAGACAGATTGGTCTCGATCTCTCTTCTTAGCCCAAGTCagtagctctctctctctatctctccttTGCTTCAATGTTGTAGATATAGAACTAGGGTATAAGTATTAACAAGCATAACCAATAAAAACTGAATCTGGGCTTTGTTTAAACTATCTTTAGCACCATATTTGGGATAAGAGTTCAGGAGGTTTATGGGTCATGTACTAGCTTTCACGTTTGTTCTAGCACTTTATTGTTGTTAGAGGAAAACTTTTATAATGTCAAATGAAACAGattgtttatttatctttgCTTTTCGTTGGTTACAGACCTCAGATTTTAGGTCAGAAACATGTTCTGGAAACTTGAGAGCAAGATCTTGCCATTGATATAAAGAGAGTCTTTTGGTTCCATTTGATGGGAAATTGCTTCCAAAGTTGACTGTTCACAGGGTTGTCGTTTTGGTTATGTGTTGGGAATTTGGTCATAACTTTAAAACcgtaaacataaattaaaagattttttttttgtggctttgtATGTCTGTTGTGAATCTTTCCACCAAGTTCCATAATTGGCTGGGTTGTTTTTGGCACTCTGTTTGTACTCTGAATTGCTTCATTGCCTATGTTTAAGTAATTGGAAAGTGAAAAAATTTCTAGTTTTGAATCCATAAATGTGAATGAAGTCATACAGACTGTATGTTATACTATACTATTATCCAATTGATGGTTACTTGGTTTAAAGTTTCTGCCTTTCCATTGGGAGTTTATTGTATAGAATTTGTCTTCTTGATTCTTGTAAAGGTATGACAATTTAAAAGATTTCTCACTTATATAACACTTGTTTGTTTAGCTTTTGATGATTTCTCAGATTACAATGCAAGTGTTTTGAGAACGAAGATAGAATTGGTCTAATGAGGAAAGATGGTAATCTTAGATAGCATCTATGACTACGCTGTCCGAGAGTTTAGGAAGTGGAATCATGTTGTCCTTTAGACAAACCTATTAACCAAGGGGAAGCCTACTGCCTAGACCAGAAGAAGCTTAGCACCTTGATGAGATCATCCATACTTGGTTTTCGATGCtacatgtcttttgttttagtGTCCTTTGTGTGTGTATAAAAACATTGGTTTTTTCTCTTCGTtctatcaaatgattttttcttccaaatcaaACACATGAGCAAtcaaacaaatgattttttctCCACTTTATGGCAAAACTCAGTTGTAGAGATATCCTCTTTCTCCCTTGAATCAACGCACTCTTCTAGTAATGAAAACGACACACTTTTTTCTGACAATTTGTATAATAACTTCACCTCACAAACTCTTATAGCCATTCTGAAATCCTCATACATCATATCAAGAATCTTCTCATAAGAAATTCGTCTTGTAAGACCTAACACCCTACAACCTCTTTTTCATCCACTCTAAACAACCAATGGTTGCTAGAAAATAACCATTTCCCACATAACAAAGGGATCTCCACCATTTTTACAGAAAATTTGGGGAAGTTATGGATACACTCGTTTCGACTAATGAACGAAGACGATGGTCCTTCGAGTTATTAGTTTTCTCTTTAGGGAAATTTTGTCTTTTCACCATTTAGGGACCTCCATTTGACCTACAAAAAACTTGTTAACTATGACCAAAATCAACTACCAATCACTAATTCTATCACCACACCAAACGCTAAGTCTAAGAAGTTTAAGCTATTTTAGTAAGCGTTAACTTTGCCAcaatataattcaaaaactCTATTCTCAACAATAACTCTATCAACAATACTAACTCTGATGTTACTATTTATTAGTCTTCCATATAACTCAATTCTACCTTCTTACTCTACCACCACTACAATTTAGTCTATCGTCTATCTCTATTTCGTCCATAACTCTAAGAATATTTTTCTTACTTACTCTACCCCCACTAAAGTTAAGCTACAGCGTAACTCTATGGGTTTTACTATCTCTACCATAACTATTTATATCTCTTCCGCGTAAGTCTACTAGTTTTTCAACTCTCTCATATAACTATATTCTACAGCCACTCTACTTCAGTCTACCACATTACTCTAAAAAAGTTCAGAAATATATCACTAACACTACCGTCACTACAATAGTATAATTATGGTTTGGCGGGACATTTTCTCTCCAAAATAGCTCTCTTTTAACACTCTCGTTCCTACGTGGCTTTTAATTACGATGTCATgtttcataatttgttttttcctaaTACATGGTTCTAAGGGAGAATTTGCCATTACAAATCAAACCTCCTTACCCTCAAAACTAGTAATAAACCACTATTTATGTTCTAGTCTAGTAAATTTCCCTTTTCTTATGCTTCagttttaattatagaaaataaaaatttatctaCCCCTTCATTGCTTTCCATACTTTTTACAAGTcatgtgaagaagatgaaacttgTTAGGAAAACGTTTCTTGATGttccaacaaacaaacaatcctCCTGGTCCTGGATACATCATCGATTATTTgtaccacacacaaaaaattatatagaatGATAATTTGATTTCTGAATAGTGTTACGCtacagttaaaaataaaaataaaaaccataacaaaatcactaatgtatactagaaaaaaaattccaaatgaATAAAAGTAATGGTTAATTTGATgatacgaaaaacaaaaaacaatgctATACTATTATTCTATaaacattttaagtttttcttccacaattagcacatgttttcaaatgttccaaaactagcacaaatttatatttattaaaaaatattaataaaattaaaacaatgtCGAAATCGTAACATTGCAATCACCTTGTGTTCTCTCTCACTCATCCTTCTCTCTGATTCCAAACCTAATTACCGACGAACCCAATCGGATCTGAATCAAAGGTGATTCATGAAGTTGAAGTCAATGAAATCAGCAATTGCGACACTGCAGAGAAGCCCAGGCATCGATAATATTCAACCCCAGTGAATTTAATTATGGTAAAAGTTGCATAATcgagaggagagaagaagaggaagttggGTTTTCTGGTGCTAGATCTTTTCCCTCCTCTTGTCTGTTTCATTCTTCTATTTATCACCCTCAAATGCCACACTCTTCTACACTTTTGTTTGATGTGAGTCTTGGTTTTATAGATTTCTCTAGTGGTAGTTTTGATGTTAGTGATGATGAAATTAAATCTGAAGAGGATAATGATGTTATTGATGAAATTGGGGTCATTTGCGTTGAATCGAGTACTAATCCCAAAGAAGTAGGTAACGATCTGATCAGAGAGGTTTTAGAACGGTTTTGACATGCCAATAAACctacaattaattttttttgttgggctGCACAAAAACCATAGTTTTCTCATGATTCAAGAACCTGcaattttatgttgtatttttgttaGGCTGCAGTGAAACTCCATAATGAGTATTGTAGCAAAGACTAGACAGTTCGATGGTTTTGGTTCTTTAAGAGATGGGTATGTAAGGTCTATTGAATTTGGATACAGTTCTGTGACGTTTTTAAGCTATAGTATTCATCTTatgaaaattcaggaaggataCCTCGAAATTCAGGAAAGGTTCCTTAAACTTTAGGATGACCTTCGtaaaaagtttggatttcaGGATGAACATAAGGATGGATAATCAGACTCTGTAATGATGTGGTCTTTAAGACTACGTTTTGTTAGACTTTGTAATGATGTGGTCTTTAATACTATGTTTTCTGATTTGTGACCTTCAACAACGATAAATCCCATGAAGGGTTAGACGaaggtttgggttttttttgctCTATGACGATGGCTCTCATACAAGAAACTGAGAACATTGTTTAGATTTGAATCTGGATCTACTAGTTGTTATGGGGATTCAATTCAAATATCTCTCTTGACTTTTGATCTCTTTATTGTGTGATCATTAGTTTTGAGTATCTTCTGAAAATTTAGATGTTTTCGAATTGAAATTGTGTTGTAGGTGAGCTTGACGGCATTTGCTTTCTTATTCTCCAAACTCGTTCAGTACAATCAAACCCAAGTTAACAATATAGCTGAACTTGAGAGAAGGTGAGCTGACTGGTTTACTTAGAATGATAACATTTTCTTAGTCTGAATCATTCACATCCCATCTCCCAACAATGTGTTTTCTTACTGATAATGATGCCTCTCATACTAGATAACATTCACATCTTATCTCCCATCATAGTCATATTTGAAGATTAAGGGAGCATTGTTGAGAATTCATGAAGACTTTCCTGAAACTTATTCcctgatttcaatttttatcgCAGGGAATGGGGTTGAGGATTTCTCTAAGCTACGTCAAGCTGCAGACACAAGATGCAAGTATGCTTTGGATATCAACATATGAGACTGTGTTTCTTTAtccaattttactatatatgttgtTTAGACATATATGATCCTTAAgaaacttttttagtttttttggtacTTTTATGATGTATAACATTCTCACATGTGTAAGCACTTTGCTTTAACTGTGACTGAGCTTCATGAGAGATTATATGAAATTCGGGAAGTATTCTATCAAATGCGAGAAGGATTGTACGAAATGCATGAAGGATCGTATGAAATTCGGGAAGGATTctatgaaattcaggaaggatttccttgaacttcataatgactttcataaaaaaatttagatttccaAACATTAGAATGTTCACAAAAATGAAACCATTACCCCTCACCAATGGAGTAATCTACTAATATTTGATACATTGATCCAAAATACACTAAAACAAATatagaaagaattactcaaatgttatccaaaagttggtttattactcatatctaaCAATCTTTTGAACATTATTCAAATGTTTAGTGCCCTGgctgtaattacaatttaccctttgggtttagtttttcgattctgagtaaaaatataaaaaaataaaatacacatcagcaaattaaaatacacatcagatatgATTTAACCCATCACTAAGCAGTGTTTTTTAGATAGAcagttgttttttcttgtttatatcaaagagagggaaagtgaatagtTTCACTGTTCACAAactgagaaattaaaaaaaaaactttctctcGTCGTCTCTTGTCGCCGGCGATACTCTGTCGTTGTCCACTCTCTTGCCGTCAATCTCTTGCTGTCATCTCTTGCCGTCTttgctcgctctctctctctctcttcgtcgtagctctctctttcttcgttGTCGCTCTCTCTCACTGTTTTTGCTAGCTCTCGCTCTACCTTCGTCGTCGTGTTTGTCTTCGTTTAAACGTTATGGTATGTGTCGAGTGTTTATCGATGATTTACGGGCTGATTCTCGCCGTCGTTAATGAGGGCTGATTTGCTAGATCTATttgattcgatggctgatttacttttagggtttacggctgatttgttagatctattcgattcgatggctgatttgttttattttgcggctgagttacgactgagttttgtattggtgactgagttattttgtgctttagatctgagttatgtatttgtggctgagttatgttatgctttgtgtatgagttttttttaagttatggctgatttattttatgattaacttatgaattatattatttatcagatgtcgatggtgaatatttctgaagaacaagcaaagGATTACACCCCAAGACTATACGCGGAAGGAAACTCTAATCTAGAGTTAAGAGAAATTAATACCAATTTCAGGATGGGAGAATTCACTGCGAGTAGGGAAGCAATATGAAAGGATGTGTGGGAAAAAACGAAAGATctacctattggaataatctctaagctagttgatagccaattcgtctggtctggtaagctagtacatttcctactatgtaaccagttaagggtacataagaaggagctttggtttgtcgtcggcggtcaacctatcaggtttgggttgaataaATTTGCTCAtgtgacggggtta contains:
- the LOC104736846 gene encoding 30S ribosomal protein S1, chloroplastic, translated to MASLVQQFTGLRCSPLSSSSRLSRRASKNFPQNKSTSVSPTIVAAVAMSSGQTKERLELKKMFEDAYERCRTAPMEGVAFTVDDFAAAIEQYDFNSEIGTRVKGTVFKTDANGALVDISAKSSAYLSVEQACIHRIKHVEEAGIVPGMVEEFVIIGENESDDSLLLSLRNIQYELAWERCRQLQAEDVIVKAKVIGANKGGLVALVEGLRGFVPFSQISSKAAAEELLEKEIPLKFVEVDEEQTKLVLSNRKAVADSQAQLGIGSVVLGVVQSLKPYGAFIDIGGINGLLHVSQISHDRVSDIATVLQPGDTLKVMILSHDRDRGRVSLSTKKLEPTPGDMIRNPKLVFEKAEEMAQTFRQRIAQAEAMARADMLRFQPESGLTLSSDGILGPLGSELPDDGVDLTVDDIPSAVDL